The Streptomyces racemochromogenes DNA segment ACCGCCCGGACGGGGCCAGGGCGGCCCGCCTCGCGTCCCTGACGGAGTCTCAAGCCAGGGCGAACGCGGGCTTCCGCCCGGCGGTGTACGGCGCCTTCACCGCGTACTTCGACTCCCCGGACTTCGGCGCGCACACCGCCCTGCTGCCCACCGGCAAGGTGCTGCTGTTCTCCTTCGAGCACACCGGTGCCGGCCGCGCCTTCCTGTGGGACCCCGCCAAGGGCACCGGAGCCGGATCGTTCACCAAGGTCACCCCGCCCACGACCGCCCCCTTCTTCCGCACCGGCCACGCCCTGCTGCCCAGCGGCCGGCTCGGCGTCTTCGGCGGCACCGCCGGCAGCGGGCTCTCGCTGGTCTTCGACCCCTGGAGCGAGACCTGGAGCCGCGAGCAGGAGACGGCCGCCGCCCGCCGGACGGCCTTCACCGGCAGCGGGACGGGGCCCTTGTGGGGGACCAGGCCCCCGGCGGTGGAACGCTTCCCCGTCCTCGGGCACCCCGTCGCGGCCGCCGGTCCCTCGTACGCGCCCGCCGCCGGCCGCCCCGGCGACAACACCGTCCTGATGCCCGACGGGACCCTGCTCACCGCGAGCGGCGCCTACGACATCCACGACTACGCCAGCGGCCTGCTCAGCCCCGCCCCCGACCTGAGGTACCGCCAGCTGGAGCTGCGCGACCCCCGGGGCGGCTGGCGGCTCGGCCCGGTGCAGCGCCTGCCGCGCGGCCACCACTCCAGCGCGCTGGTGCTGCCCGACGGCCGTGTCGCCCTCACCGGCGACGAACTGCAGCAGACCGCCCACGACGCCGACCTCCGCGACGACATGCACGGCACCATCGAGATCTACGAGCCCGCCTACCTGTACCAGGGGCCCCGGACCGCCCTGGACGAGGTGCCGGCCGCCCCCCTCGCCCCCGGGGACCGCTTCCTGGTGCGCACCGGCACCCCGGACCGGGTACGGCGGGCGGTGCTGCTGGCCCCGGCCGGAGCTCCGCACGCCGCCGGGGCCGCCGTCCGCGGACGGACCGAGCTGCGCATCGAACGGCGGGAGGGCGGGCTCCTCACCCTCCAGGCCCCGCCGGCGTCCGCGGCCGCGGCCCCCGGCCACCACATGCTCTTCCTCCTCGACGCGAAGGGCGTACCCAGCGTCGCGCGCTGGATCCGGCTGACCTGAACCGGCCCAGCCCTCGGTGAACCGCCCCGCCGACCGCCCCGCCCGACCTCTTCCGCCCGCCCCACACCCAGGAGACCCGATGGACGACGTGCAGCCCCAGCCCCCCGCCCGCAGGACCGTCATCAGGGCCGGGGCGGCGGCCGCCGCCGCGCTCACCGTCTGCCCGTACGCCGCCGGCACGGCGACGGCGGCGACGGCGGCACCCCCGGGGGCGCCGGCCCGGCCCGCCGCGGCCCCCGGCCGGGCCGCCGCCCTGCCCCTGCGCTCCGACCGCACGACCCAGGGCGACATCCTCGCGGGCTCCCGCAAGGACCACGCCTGCCTGCTGCTCCTGCACTTCCGCGACGCCGCACGGGCCCGGACCTGGCTGGGCCGGCTGGTGCCGGAGCTCTCCACCACCGAGGAGATGGCCCGCTTCAACGCCGCCTTCAGCGCGGCCCGGCTCAAGGCGGGCGGAGCCGACCCGGCCGGGCTCTCCGCCCAGTGGACCGGGCTGTCCCTCACCCACGCCGGGCTGCGCCTGCTCGCCGGCCGCGAGCCCTTCCCGGCCCTGCCCGCCGGCAGCACCGCGGAGGCGTTCGCCCAGGGCCCCGCCGTGCGGGCGGAGCAGCTCGGAGACACCGGCGACAGCGCGCCCGGCTCCTGGCTGTTCGGCGCCGAGGGGCCCGAGCACGCGGTCCACGCCGTGCTCAGCCTGTCCGCCGACGACCCCGCCAAGCTCGCCGCGGCGGTCGCCCGCCACACCAAGGCCCTCGATCCGGCCGGTGGTGAGGTCGTCTTCCGGCAGGACGCGGGCAAGCTCCCGGGGGCGCTGAAGGGGCACGAGCACTTCGGCTTCTCCGACGGGATCAGCCAGCCCGGCGTACGCGGCTTCCACGCACCCGACCCGGCGGACGGGACCACCGTGAAGGGCAAGCCCGGCACCCGGCTGGTGCCGCCCGGGGAGTTCCTCGTGGGACAGGAGAAGGTCGGGCGGCGGCCCGCCGGGCTGCCCGCCTGGGCCACCGGCGGCTCCTTCCAGGTGGTGCGCCGGCTCGCCCAGGACGTCCCCGGCTGGTGGGCCCAGGCCCGGGAGCGGCTGGCCGGCCTGAAGAAGTCCGGGGCCGCGCCGCCGGAGGCCACCGCGACCTGGGTCGCGGCCCGCCTCGTCGGCCGCTGGCCCGGCGGCACCCCCATCGCCGGCTGCCCGCTCGCCGAGCAGCCAGCCCCCCTCGGCACCGACCCGGACGCCGCCCTGAAGTACGCGGACGACCCCGACGGCTGGCACACCCCGCTGTTCGCGCACATCCGCAAGGGCAACCCGCGCGACGGCCTCGTCCTCGTCCCCGGCCGGCCCCCGCTGGCCGCCGCCGACCTGGACGGACGGCGGATCATCCGGCGCGGCATCCCCTTCGGCCCGGCCTACGACTTCGACCGGCCCGCCGGCGAGCAGGAGGCCCCGCGCGGCCTGGTCTTCGTCGGCTACCAGGCCGACCTCGTGCAGCAGTTCGAGTTCCTCACCAAGCGGTGGATCAACGACGTCGACTTCCCGCCCGCCCGCAACCCCCGCGTGGGGGCCGACCCGGTCCTCGGCCCGGAGTCCCCCGTCACCTTCGAGACCGAGTCCGCGACCGGAAGCCGCGCCACCACCCTGGGCTTCGGCCGGTTCGTCCGCACCGAGGGCGCCCTCTACGCCTTCACGCCCTCCCTGCCGACCCTGCGCGCCCTGGCCCAGGGGAAGCTCGACCGCTCCCTGGAGGTCCACCGCGGCACCGTCCTGCGCGCCGGCGACGTCCTCGACGCGGGCAGCGTGCGCCTGACCCTCAAGGCCGACGGCGACCTCGTCCTGCTCGACCAGGCCGGCTCACTCCTGTGGAGCGCCGGCACGGAGGGCACCGGCAACGAGGCCGTCTTCTCCGCCGACGGCGAGCTGACCGTACGCGGCGCCTCGGGCACGAACCTGTGGAGCAGCGGCACCGCCGGCCACCCCGGCGCCCGCATGCTGGTCCGCCCCGCCGGTGACGTGGTGGTCCTCGACGGCGACCGTGCGCTGTGGCACGCCGGCGGGGGCCACGTAGGGTGACGTGGCGACGACGGGAATCCACCGGGTCGGGGCCCGGTGGGCTCTTGCGCGCGAATCCGGGGGCGGTTGCTGCGTAAGGTGCTTACAGCACATCCATGTGCGACGAGGATCAGGGGAGGGCAGCCCCCATGAACGGCAAGGACGACGGAAGCATCGCGGACGCCGACGACGGCAGGGAGTACGCGCCCGCGCGGGCGGGCGCGACCGACGCCAACGACAAGGAGAAGGACTCCAAGGAGCCGCTGCGGGTGGGTGTCGCCGTCCGCAAGCGGCGCCGCGCGCTGCACCTGACCCTCGCCGCGGTGTCGGCGCGCAGCGGCCTGTCCGTCCCCTTCCTGAGCCAGATAGAGAACGAGCGCGCCCGCCCCAGCATGCGTTCGCTGGAGCGGGTCGCCGACGCCCTGGAGACCACGGCCGTGGACCTGCTGGCCGCCTCCGACACCGCGCGCACCGTGGACCTCGTACGGGCCGGCGACGAGTCCGGACTCACCCCGGTGATGGGCGTACGCCCCCTCGTGCGCGGCCACCACCAGCTGCACGCGCTGGAGTTCACCGGCGACCAGGACGCCGGCCGCGAGTACCAGCACCGCAACGACGAACTCATGTACGTGGTCTCCGGCGCCTGCCAGGTGGAGGCCGAGGGGCGGGCCTACCGGCTGGAGAGCGGGGACGCCCTGTTCCTGTCCGGCGGAGTGCGCCACCGCTGGCGCGCGGTCACCGAGGACACCCGGCTGCTGGTCGTCGCGGTCGGCGACCACATCCACGCCACCGCCGAGCCGCCCTCGCCGGAGCACTGAGCCGGTGCGCGTCGTCTCGCTCGTGCCCTCCCTGACCGAGGCGGTGGCGGTCAGCGCGCCCGGCGTGCTGGCGGGCGCCACCGACTGGTGCACGCACCCGGCGGACCTCGGGGACGCGGTGCGCGTCGGGGGCACGAAGAACCCCGACGTACGCGCCGTCGTGGAGCTGCGCCCCGACCTGGTGATCGCCAACGAGGAGGAGAACCGGGCCCCCGACCTGGAGGCGCTGCGCGCGGCCGGGCTGGAGGTGCTGGTCACCGAGATCCGGGACCTGCCGCAGGCCCTCGCCGAGCTGGACCGCGTACTGGTGGGGGCGCTGGGGCTGGAGCGCCCGCAGTGGCTGGACCGGGCCGAGGAGGCCTGGGCGGCCGTGGAACCCGTCGGGGACCTCACCGCCTTCGTCCCGGTCTGGCGGCGGCCCTGGATGGTGCTCGGCCGCGACACCTTCGCGGGCGACCTGCTCGCCCGGCTGGGGGTGCGCAACGCGTACGCCGGCCACCCCGAGCGGTACCCGAGGGTGCCCGCGCAGGAGCTCGCCGCGAGCGGCTGCGACCTGGTCGTGCTCCCCGACGAGCCGTACGCCTTCACCGCGCACGACGGCCCGGAGGCCTTTCCGGGCCTCCGGGCCGCACTGGTCAGCGGCCGCCACCTCACCTGGTACGGGCCCTCCCTGGCGGAGGCCCCCCGGGTGCTGGCGGCGGCCCTTCGGGATTAGGCCGCCTGTGTGGCGGGGAGCAGGCGGCCGGCGAACAGGCCGCGCAGGGTGTGGGCGGCGGCGAGCAGCCAGGCGGTGACCAGGCCGAGGAAGAGGGCGGCGGCCAGCCAGGCGAAGGCGTCCAGCCCGGTGTGGCGGGCCAGCCCGGCGGCGCCGGTGACGCAGGTGCCGACGGGGAAGGTCAGCGCCCACCAGGTCATCGCGAAGCCCATGCCGTCGCGGGCGGCCCGCACCAGCATCGAGGCGGCCAGGGCCAGCCACAGCAGAGCGAAGCCCATCACGGGGACCCCGTAGACCACGGCGAACGCGCCGAGGGCACCGGCGTAGGGGGCGTCGACGGCGCCGGGGGCCACGTCGGCGAGCTGGTTGACGGCGGTGGTGGACTGGCCGAGGGGGCCCAGGACCAGGAACAGGGTCGGGGTCAGCGCCAGGGGCAGGGGCCCGCTCACGATCAGCCGGCCGAAGACCAGGGGGAGGAGCAGCAGGGTGGCCAGCAGGCTGATGCCGAACATGGCGTAGCAGGCGAGCAGCAGCGCCTCGCGGGCCTGCCCGGCGGGCAGGTGGGGGACCAGCAGGGGCCCGACGGCGGCGGAGACCATGGGGGAGACCACGGGCAGCAGCCACACGGGGGTGGCCTGGGAGGCCTCCACCTTGTGCCGCACCACCATCAGGTAGGGCACGACGACGGCCATGACCAGCCCGGTCGCGGTGCCGGCGGTGAAGAGCACGGTGTCCGCGGCGACGGCGGCGCCGGCCCCGATCAGGTCCTTGCCGACGGTCAGGGTGCCGGCGCCGACGGCCAGCAGGGCCATCGCGAGGCAGCCGTAGAAGGGGGCGACGGCGGGGTCGAGGAGATGGGCGCGGGCCTGGTCGCGGTGGTGCAGCCAGTGCCCGGCGCGGGCGGTCAGCAGCACGGCGAGGGCCACGGCGGACAGCGCCCACAGGAGCTGGCAGGCCACGCGCTGGCCGGGGAGCTGGTACGGGAGGGTCGCGCCGGCGTTGGCGATGATCGCCGTGCCCATGACGGAGGCGTACCAGTTGGGGGCGAGGTGGCGCAGCCGCGGGACCTTGTGGGTCCGCAGGACGGGTGCGGCGGTGGTGCGGGGGTGCAGGGCGGTGGTGGCCATGGGTCCAGCGTCCCGTCGGGCCGGGCCGGACGGCAGAGGCCGCACGCCTATGAGGCCATAAACTGATGTTATGGGTAACGAGGAGTCGGTCCCGCTCGCGCACCGCGTGCCGGACCTGGGCGCGCTGGAACTGCTGCTCGCGGTGGCCCGGGTCG contains these protein-coding regions:
- a CDS encoding galactose oxidase-like domain-containing protein, with protein sequence MPRRGVARALVASTVLSLLPAGPAAARDAPPPDPAAPARQSPGELRERVRREVSPAESRGLGPEHAEAQARTRLAIRDEADRPDGARAARLASLTESQARANAGFRPAVYGAFTAYFDSPDFGAHTALLPTGKVLLFSFEHTGAGRAFLWDPAKGTGAGSFTKVTPPTTAPFFRTGHALLPSGRLGVFGGTAGSGLSLVFDPWSETWSREQETAAARRTAFTGSGTGPLWGTRPPAVERFPVLGHPVAAAGPSYAPAAGRPGDNTVLMPDGTLLTASGAYDIHDYASGLLSPAPDLRYRQLELRDPRGGWRLGPVQRLPRGHHSSALVLPDGRVALTGDELQQTAHDADLRDDMHGTIEIYEPAYLYQGPRTALDEVPAAPLAPGDRFLVRTGTPDRVRRAVLLAPAGAPHAAGAAVRGRTELRIERREGGLLTLQAPPASAAAAPGHHMLFLLDAKGVPSVARWIRLT
- a CDS encoding peroxidase, yielding MDDVQPQPPARRTVIRAGAAAAAALTVCPYAAGTATAATAAPPGAPARPAAAPGRAAALPLRSDRTTQGDILAGSRKDHACLLLLHFRDAARARTWLGRLVPELSTTEEMARFNAAFSAARLKAGGADPAGLSAQWTGLSLTHAGLRLLAGREPFPALPAGSTAEAFAQGPAVRAEQLGDTGDSAPGSWLFGAEGPEHAVHAVLSLSADDPAKLAAAVARHTKALDPAGGEVVFRQDAGKLPGALKGHEHFGFSDGISQPGVRGFHAPDPADGTTVKGKPGTRLVPPGEFLVGQEKVGRRPAGLPAWATGGSFQVVRRLAQDVPGWWAQARERLAGLKKSGAAPPEATATWVAARLVGRWPGGTPIAGCPLAEQPAPLGTDPDAALKYADDPDGWHTPLFAHIRKGNPRDGLVLVPGRPPLAAADLDGRRIIRRGIPFGPAYDFDRPAGEQEAPRGLVFVGYQADLVQQFEFLTKRWINDVDFPPARNPRVGADPVLGPESPVTFETESATGSRATTLGFGRFVRTEGALYAFTPSLPTLRALAQGKLDRSLEVHRGTVLRAGDVLDAGSVRLTLKADGDLVLLDQAGSLLWSAGTEGTGNEAVFSADGELTVRGASGTNLWSSGTAGHPGARMLVRPAGDVVVLDGDRALWHAGGGHVG
- a CDS encoding helix-turn-helix domain-containing protein — protein: MGVAVRKRRRALHLTLAAVSARSGLSVPFLSQIENERARPSMRSLERVADALETTAVDLLAASDTARTVDLVRAGDESGLTPVMGVRPLVRGHHQLHALEFTGDQDAGREYQHRNDELMYVVSGACQVEAEGRAYRLESGDALFLSGGVRHRWRAVTEDTRLLVVAVGDHIHATAEPPSPEH
- a CDS encoding helical backbone metal receptor produces the protein MRVVSLVPSLTEAVAVSAPGVLAGATDWCTHPADLGDAVRVGGTKNPDVRAVVELRPDLVIANEEENRAPDLEALRAAGLEVLVTEIRDLPQALAELDRVLVGALGLERPQWLDRAEEAWAAVEPVGDLTAFVPVWRRPWMVLGRDTFAGDLLARLGVRNAYAGHPERYPRVPAQELAASGCDLVVLPDEPYAFTAHDGPEAFPGLRAALVSGRHLTWYGPSLAEAPRVLAAALRD
- a CDS encoding TDT family transporter; protein product: MATTALHPRTTAAPVLRTHKVPRLRHLAPNWYASVMGTAIIANAGATLPYQLPGQRVACQLLWALSAVALAVLLTARAGHWLHHRDQARAHLLDPAVAPFYGCLAMALLAVGAGTLTVGKDLIGAGAAVAADTVLFTAGTATGLVMAVVVPYLMVVRHKVEASQATPVWLLPVVSPMVSAAVGPLLVPHLPAGQAREALLLACYAMFGISLLATLLLLPLVFGRLIVSGPLPLALTPTLFLVLGPLGQSTTAVNQLADVAPGAVDAPYAGALGAFAVVYGVPVMGFALLWLALAASMLVRAARDGMGFAMTWWALTFPVGTCVTGAAGLARHTGLDAFAWLAAALFLGLVTAWLLAAAHTLRGLFAGRLLPATQAA